CATAAGTATCCACAAAATGGGGCAATGATTTTATTGTAACCTTATCCCCAATTTTAATTAAGAAATCATCCTCCGAGTCTAAAACAAAGGCATGAATCGGAAAAGACAATTCGTTGTCAAGGTACTCGACCCACTTTTGCATACATTTCATTTCATCGTTTGGATTAACATTATCCAATACTTTGGAAATTCGTATTCCTTCATCACCAAGCGAAGCCCAGTAATGAATATCCGCCAATTTTTCTTGAGTCTGTTTGACATCTCCCTTTTTATCTCTTGGTTTTGTCTTTTCCAACTCCGACTCATACAAAGTCATATTTTCCCAATCCAATCCTTCTTGTTCAAATTGTTCTATGTAATTATTAGGAATTTGTAGTAATGTTATCGAATCCCATTCTATCGTAATCAAAACATTGTCATTGTCCGATTTTGTATCAATATCAACAACGCGACCTTGCCATCCTCCAATTTCA
This portion of the Williamwhitmania taraxaci genome encodes:
- a CDS encoding calcium-binding protein, coding for MKLGDSVIVNQGIKAPDLEEFEIGGWQGRVVDIDTKSDNDNVLITIEWDSITLLQIPNNYIEQFEQEGLDWENMTLYESELEKTKPRDKKGDVKQTQEKLADIHYWASLGDEGIRISKVLDNVNPNDEMKCMQKWVEYLDNELSFPIHAFVLDSEDDFLIKIGDKVTIKSLPHFVDTYGIVACILLGSKKYYNPLCDLEAIDKTSADFQLIEDYKTWFANR